Proteins from a single region of Mytilus trossulus isolate FHL-02 chromosome 2, PNRI_Mtr1.1.1.hap1, whole genome shotgun sequence:
- the LOC134706332 gene encoding tubulin gamma-1 chain isoform X2: protein MPREIITLQLGQCGNQIGMEFWKQLCSEHGISPEGILEDFATEGTDRKDVFFYQADDEHYIPRAVLLDLEPRVINSIMNSPYANLYNPENVYLSKHGGGAGNNWASGYTQAEKLYEEIFDIIDREADGSDSLEGFVLCHSIAGGTGSGMGSYLLERLNDRFPKKLIQTYSVFPNLDEISDVVVQPYNSLLTLKRLTQNADCVVVLDNTALHRIAADRLHIDTPSFAQINQLVSTVMSTSTTTLRYPGYMNNDLIGLIASLIPTPRLHYLMTGYTPLTTAAQVASVRKTTVLDVMRRLLQPKNMMVSTPVHRQANHCYISILNIIQGEVDPTQVHKSLQRIRERKLAQFIPWGPASIQVALSRKSPYIQTANRVSGLMLANHTSISSLFERTLNQFDKLRKREAFMDQFKKESIFKDNLDEFDNSREVIQQLVDEYQAATKPDYLAWGTQQPTKK from the exons atgccaAGAGAAATCATAACGCTACAGCTAGGACAATGTGGAAATCAAa tTGGTATGGAATTCTGGAAACAGCTTTGTTCTGAGCATGGAATCAGTCCTG agGGTATACTTGAGGACTTTGCAACAGAGGGTACAGACAGGaaagatgtatttttttatcag GCTGACGATGAACATTATATTCCCAGAGCAgttttattggatttagagcCCAGGGTTATCAACTCTATAATGAACTCTCCGTATGCAAATTTATATAATCCAGAAAATGTCTACCTCTCAAAGCATGGAGGAGGGGCTGGTAATAACTGGGCTAGTGGATATACACAG GCAGAGAAACtatatgaagaaatatttgatataatagaCAGAGAAGCAGATGGCAGTGACAGTCTGGAG ggttTTGTCCTTTGTCATTCAATAGCAGGTGGAACAGGATCAGGAATGGGATCATATTTATTAGAAAGATTAAATGACAG ATTTCCCAaaaaattaatccagacttatTCAGTATTTCCAAACTTAGATGAAATCTCAGATGTTGTTGTGCAACCATATAATTCTTTATTGACCCTTAAAAGACTGACACAGAATGCAGATTGTGTT GTTGTATTAGATAATACAGCTTTACACAGAATAGCAGCTGATAGATTACACATAGACACTCCATCCTTTGCACAGATTAACCAACTG GTATCAACAGTAATGTCAACCAGTACAACAACATTACGGTATCCAGGCTACATGAACAATGATTTGATTGGACTGATAGCCTCCCTTATACCAACACCAAGGTTACATTACTTAATGACAGGCTACACACCTCTGACAACTGCTGCACAG GTAGCTAGTGTcagaaaaacaacagttttaGATGTGATGAGAAGGTTGCTACAACCTAAAAACATGATGGTATCTACCCCTGTACACAGACAAGCTAATCATtgttatatatctatattaaacATTATCCAGGGAGAAGTTGATCCTACACAG GTACACAAGAGTTTACAAAGAATTCGAGAACGTAAGCTAGCACAGTTTATACCTTGGGGACCAGCAAGTATACAAGTAGCTTTGTCAAGGAAATCACCCTACATACAGACAGCCAACAGAGTCAGTGGATTAATGTTGGCAAATCATACTAGCATTTCATCA TTGTTTGAAAGGACATTAAATCAGTTTGATAAGTTAAGAAAAAGAGAAGCCTTTATGGATCAGTTTAAAAAGGAGTCAATATTTAAAGACAATTTGGATGAGTTTGATAATTCAAGGGAAGTAATTCAACAGTTAGTGGATGAATATCAAGCAGCAACAAAGCCTGACTACTTAGCATGGGGCACACAACAG cCTACAAAGAAGTGA
- the LOC134706332 gene encoding tubulin gamma-1 chain isoform X1, with amino-acid sequence MPREIITLQLGQCGNQIGMEFWKQLCSEHGISPEGILEDFATEGTDRKDVFFYQADDEHYIPRAVLLDLEPRVINSIMNSPYANLYNPENVYLSKHGGGAGNNWASGYTQAEKLYEEIFDIIDREADGSDSLEGFVLCHSIAGGTGSGMGSYLLERLNDRFPKKLIQTYSVFPNLDEISDVVVQPYNSLLTLKRLTQNADCVVVLDNTALHRIAADRLHIDTPSFAQINQLVSTVMSTSTTTLRYPGYMNNDLIGLIASLIPTPRLHYLMTGYTPLTTAAQVASVRKTTVLDVMRRLLQPKNMMVSTPVHRQANHCYISILNIIQGEVDPTQVHKSLQRIRERKLAQFIPWGPASIQVALSRKSPYIQTANRVSGLMLANHTSISSLFERTLNQFDKLRKREAFMDQFKKESIFKDNLDEFDNSREVIQQLVDEYQAATKPDYLAWGTQQASGSVDRI; translated from the exons atgccaAGAGAAATCATAACGCTACAGCTAGGACAATGTGGAAATCAAa tTGGTATGGAATTCTGGAAACAGCTTTGTTCTGAGCATGGAATCAGTCCTG agGGTATACTTGAGGACTTTGCAACAGAGGGTACAGACAGGaaagatgtatttttttatcag GCTGACGATGAACATTATATTCCCAGAGCAgttttattggatttagagcCCAGGGTTATCAACTCTATAATGAACTCTCCGTATGCAAATTTATATAATCCAGAAAATGTCTACCTCTCAAAGCATGGAGGAGGGGCTGGTAATAACTGGGCTAGTGGATATACACAG GCAGAGAAACtatatgaagaaatatttgatataatagaCAGAGAAGCAGATGGCAGTGACAGTCTGGAG ggttTTGTCCTTTGTCATTCAATAGCAGGTGGAACAGGATCAGGAATGGGATCATATTTATTAGAAAGATTAAATGACAG ATTTCCCAaaaaattaatccagacttatTCAGTATTTCCAAACTTAGATGAAATCTCAGATGTTGTTGTGCAACCATATAATTCTTTATTGACCCTTAAAAGACTGACACAGAATGCAGATTGTGTT GTTGTATTAGATAATACAGCTTTACACAGAATAGCAGCTGATAGATTACACATAGACACTCCATCCTTTGCACAGATTAACCAACTG GTATCAACAGTAATGTCAACCAGTACAACAACATTACGGTATCCAGGCTACATGAACAATGATTTGATTGGACTGATAGCCTCCCTTATACCAACACCAAGGTTACATTACTTAATGACAGGCTACACACCTCTGACAACTGCTGCACAG GTAGCTAGTGTcagaaaaacaacagttttaGATGTGATGAGAAGGTTGCTACAACCTAAAAACATGATGGTATCTACCCCTGTACACAGACAAGCTAATCATtgttatatatctatattaaacATTATCCAGGGAGAAGTTGATCCTACACAG GTACACAAGAGTTTACAAAGAATTCGAGAACGTAAGCTAGCACAGTTTATACCTTGGGGACCAGCAAGTATACAAGTAGCTTTGTCAAGGAAATCACCCTACATACAGACAGCCAACAGAGTCAGTGGATTAATGTTGGCAAATCATACTAGCATTTCATCA TTGTTTGAAAGGACATTAAATCAGTTTGATAAGTTAAGAAAAAGAGAAGCCTTTATGGATCAGTTTAAAAAGGAGTCAATATTTAAAGACAATTTGGATGAGTTTGATAATTCAAGGGAAGTAATTCAACAGTTAGTGGATGAATATCAAGCAGCAACAAAGCCTGACTACTTAGCATGGGGCACACAACAG gcGTCTGGATCAGTGGATAGAATTTGA